The following proteins come from a genomic window of Solwaraspora sp. WMMA2065:
- a CDS encoding LacI family DNA-binding transcriptional regulator yields the protein MREVARAAGVSVSTAANVLSRPSIVAPATRRRVEAVIESVGYVPNGPARQLRGRPSPIVASVTLDLANPFYAEVNRGIEDELAEHGCLVLACSTDLRPAKERQLLKLLQTQAVRGVIIAPVGADPAPLLWMSRHGMAVVLIDHPRAGLDLCAVAVDDVAGGRLAGEHLVGLGHRRIAFLGGTRDAGPVARRRDGVRRALAAAGLDPATGLLDVRVPLHPPPLVEAAASASALILAATPPVTAVVCLNDTAALGLLDGFAAAGVRVPADISVVGYDDLPFARRLAPALTTVSQPKYRLGRAAAELLLDEARPGHAHREIGFRPTLAVRASTVPPSDASKRID from the coding sequence ATGCGTGAGGTCGCTCGGGCCGCTGGCGTATCGGTCTCCACCGCGGCCAACGTGCTGAGCCGACCGTCGATCGTCGCGCCAGCGACCCGCCGCCGGGTGGAGGCCGTCATCGAGTCCGTCGGCTATGTGCCGAACGGTCCGGCCCGGCAGTTGCGCGGCCGGCCCAGCCCGATCGTCGCCAGCGTCACCCTTGACCTGGCCAACCCGTTCTACGCCGAGGTCAACCGGGGCATCGAGGACGAGCTCGCCGAGCACGGCTGTCTGGTGCTGGCCTGCAGCACAGACCTGCGCCCGGCCAAGGAGCGGCAGTTGCTGAAACTGCTGCAGACCCAGGCCGTACGGGGCGTCATCATCGCGCCGGTCGGTGCGGACCCGGCGCCGCTGCTGTGGATGAGTCGGCACGGGATGGCGGTCGTGCTGATCGACCATCCGCGCGCAGGGCTCGACCTGTGCGCGGTCGCGGTCGACGACGTCGCCGGTGGCCGGCTGGCCGGTGAGCATCTGGTCGGGCTGGGGCACCGCAGGATCGCGTTCCTCGGCGGCACCCGGGACGCCGGGCCGGTGGCCCGCCGTCGCGACGGCGTACGCAGGGCGCTGGCCGCCGCCGGTCTCGACCCGGCGACGGGGTTGCTGGACGTCCGCGTACCGCTGCATCCGCCGCCGCTGGTCGAAGCCGCCGCCTCGGCGTCGGCGCTGATTCTCGCCGCGACCCCGCCGGTGACCGCGGTGGTCTGTCTCAACGACACGGCGGCGCTGGGCCTGCTGGACGGGTTTGCCGCAGCCGGTGTCCGGGTGCCGGCGGACATCTCGGTCGTCGGCTACGACGACCTGCCGTTCGCCCGCCGGCTGGCGCCTGCGCTGACCACGGTCAGCCAGCCGAAGTATCGGCTGGGCCGGGCCGCCGCCGAACTGCTGCTGGACGAGGCCAGGCCGGGGCACGCTCACCGGGAGATCGGGTTCCGCCCGACGCTGGCGGTCCGCGCATCGACCGTCCCGCCGTCCGACGCGTCGAAACGCATCGATTGA
- a CDS encoding cellulose binding domain-containing protein → MQAEPDDLRARGARHHRVRRRSAAASLDQAVDYWISQKSALVGEENYVVINIGNEPIGNVDAGQWTAATVDAIGRMRANGFDHLLMVDAPNWGQDWQNVMRADAQTVLDADSHGNTVLSIHMYAVYSNASSIVSYLDDFEANGWPLVIGEFGWQFNSGEVDHDTILAEAQARGLGYLGWSWSGDTDPILDMVLNFDPNQMTTWGERIFNGPDGISSTSQEASIFGGTPPTTAPPTTAPPGGGACTDSYRVVGQWPGGFQGDVRVTAGSSAISGWVVTWSFADGQTVNQAWNAAVTNSGSNVTARNVSYNGSLGAGAGTTFGFIGSWNGINSVPTLTCAAV, encoded by the coding sequence GTGCAAGCGGAACCGGATGATCTGCGTGCTCGAGGTGCACGACACCACCGGGTACGGCGAAGAAGTGCCGCCGCCTCGCTCGACCAGGCCGTCGACTACTGGATCAGCCAGAAGAGCGCGCTGGTCGGCGAGGAGAACTACGTCGTCATCAACATCGGCAACGAGCCGATCGGCAACGTCGACGCCGGCCAGTGGACCGCCGCCACGGTCGACGCCATCGGGCGGATGCGGGCCAACGGCTTCGATCACCTGCTGATGGTCGACGCGCCGAACTGGGGCCAGGACTGGCAGAACGTCATGCGGGCGGACGCCCAGACGGTGCTGGACGCGGACAGCCACGGCAATACCGTGCTGTCGATCCACATGTACGCGGTCTACAGCAACGCCTCGTCGATCGTGAGCTACCTTGACGACTTCGAGGCCAACGGGTGGCCGCTGGTGATCGGCGAGTTCGGCTGGCAGTTCAACTCCGGAGAGGTGGACCACGACACGATCCTGGCTGAGGCGCAGGCCCGTGGCCTCGGCTACCTCGGCTGGTCGTGGAGCGGCGACACCGACCCGATCCTCGACATGGTGCTCAACTTCGACCCGAACCAGATGACCACCTGGGGTGAGCGGATCTTCAACGGACCGGACGGCATCAGCTCCACCTCCCAGGAGGCCAGCATCTTCGGCGGTACGCCGCCGACGACCGCCCCGCCGACCACTGCCCCGCCCGGCGGCGGAGCCTGCACTGACAGCTACCGGGTCGTCGGCCAGTGGCCGGGTGGTTTCCAGGGTGACGTCCGGGTCACCGCCGGCAGTTCGGCGATCAGCGGCTGGGTGGTGACCTGGAGCTTCGCCGACGGCCAGACCGTCAATCAGGCCTGGAACGCTGCCGTCACCAACAGTGGGTCCAACGTGACCGCCCGCAATGTCAGCTACAACGGCAGCCTCGGCGCCGGTGCCGGCACGACGTTCGGCTTCATCGGGTCCTGGAACGGCATCAACAGTGTTCCGACGCTGACCTGCGCTGCGGTCTGA
- a CDS encoding aspartate/glutamate racemase family protein, with amino-acid sequence MMTIGMLGGMSWESSAHYYRLANELVRDRLGGHHSARCVLYSVDFADVERRQAVSEWDEAADLLADAARRVEAAGADLLLLCTNTMHKVADQVAAAIDIPLLHIADVTADAVRSHGLHTVGLLGTAFTMEQDFLRERLAGHGLTVLVPDAADRKMVHSVIYDELCLGVVSESSRARYLKVIERLIAAGAQGVVLGCTEIELLVRQEDTPLLLFPTSRLHVAAAVDQAIVAEATVTA; translated from the coding sequence ATGATGACGATCGGCATGCTCGGCGGCATGAGCTGGGAAAGCAGCGCGCACTACTACCGGCTCGCCAACGAACTGGTCCGCGACCGGCTGGGTGGGCACCATTCGGCACGGTGCGTGCTCTACTCGGTCGACTTCGCCGACGTCGAACGACGGCAGGCGGTCAGTGAGTGGGACGAAGCCGCCGACCTGCTCGCTGACGCGGCCCGGCGGGTCGAAGCGGCCGGTGCCGACCTGCTGCTGCTGTGCACCAACACCATGCACAAGGTCGCCGATCAGGTCGCCGCCGCAATCGACATCCCGTTGCTGCACATCGCCGACGTCACCGCTGACGCGGTCCGCAGCCACGGGCTGCACACGGTCGGTTTGCTCGGCACCGCCTTCACCATGGAGCAGGACTTCCTACGCGAGCGGCTGGCCGGCCATGGCCTGACAGTCCTGGTGCCCGACGCCGCAGACCGCAAGATGGTCCACTCGGTCATCTACGACGAGCTGTGCCTCGGAGTGGTCAGCGAGTCGTCCCGGGCCAGGTACCTGAAGGTGATCGAGCGGCTGATCGCCGCCGGCGCGCAGGGCGTGGTGCTCGGCTGCACCGAGATCGAGCTGCTGGTCCGTCAAGAGGACACCCCGCTGCTGCTCTTCCCGACCAGCCGGCTGCACGTCGCCGCCGCCGTCGACCAGGCGATCGTTGCCGAAGCAACGGTCACCGCCTGA
- the htpG gene encoding molecular chaperone HtpG: protein MVHSIYSNKDIFLRELISNASDALDKLRLQALVDKDLDVDTSDLHIEVEADREQRTLTVRDNGIGMSRDEVVSLIGTIAKSGTAELLRKMKESKEAAAQELIGQFGVGFYATFMVADRVVLTTRRAGETEATRWESSGEGTYTIETLDEAPQGTTVTLHLKPEDKDDQLHDYTEEWKIREIVKRYSDFIAWPIRTTTERPGESDGETTSEVVTLNSMKALWARPRSEVTDDEYKEFYKHVSHDWNDPLDIIHMKAEGTFEYEALLFVPAQAPFDLFMRDARRGVQLYVKRVFIMDDCEALIPEYLRFIKGVVDAQDLSLNISREILQQDRQIQLIRRRLVKKVLSSLKELMDNDADRYRTFWTQLGRAVKEGLLNDYENQRAILDISSFASTHDPEQLTTLAGYIERMKDGQEDIYYMTGESRTMIENSPHMEAFKAKGYEVLLLTDPVDEMWVESVADYDGKKLRSIAKGQVDLAGDDDTAESDPEREQQKETYAPLLSWLGQTLDEQVKEVRLSTRLTTSPACLVGDAADMTPALERMYRAMGQDGPKIKRILELNPTHPLVTGLREAYGARADDPALAETAELLYGTALLAEGGELDDPARFAKLLADRLARTV from the coding sequence ATGGTCCATTCAATCTACTCGAACAAGGACATCTTCCTGCGCGAGTTGATCTCGAACGCCTCCGACGCGCTGGACAAACTGCGCTTGCAGGCGCTGGTCGACAAGGATCTCGACGTCGACACGTCGGACCTGCACATCGAGGTCGAGGCCGACCGCGAACAGCGCACCCTCACTGTGCGGGACAACGGCATCGGCATGTCGCGGGACGAGGTGGTCAGCCTGATCGGCACCATCGCCAAGTCCGGCACCGCCGAGCTGCTGCGCAAGATGAAGGAATCCAAGGAAGCCGCCGCGCAGGAGCTGATCGGGCAGTTCGGCGTCGGCTTCTACGCCACCTTCATGGTCGCCGACCGGGTCGTCCTGACCACCCGGCGGGCCGGGGAGACCGAGGCGACCCGCTGGGAGTCGTCCGGCGAGGGCACCTACACCATCGAGACGCTCGACGAGGCGCCCCAGGGCACCACGGTCACCCTGCACCTCAAGCCCGAGGACAAGGACGACCAACTGCACGACTACACCGAAGAGTGGAAGATCCGGGAGATCGTCAAGCGGTACTCGGACTTCATCGCCTGGCCGATCCGCACCACCACCGAGCGTCCCGGTGAATCCGACGGTGAGACCACCAGCGAGGTGGTCACCCTCAACTCGATGAAGGCGCTGTGGGCGCGGCCCCGTTCCGAGGTCACCGACGACGAGTACAAGGAGTTCTACAAGCACGTCAGCCACGACTGGAACGACCCGCTCGACATCATCCACATGAAGGCCGAAGGCACCTTCGAGTACGAGGCGTTGCTGTTCGTGCCGGCGCAGGCGCCGTTTGACCTGTTCATGCGGGACGCGCGGCGCGGCGTGCAGCTGTACGTCAAGCGCGTGTTCATCATGGACGACTGCGAGGCGCTGATCCCGGAGTACCTGCGGTTCATCAAGGGTGTCGTCGACGCGCAGGACCTTTCGTTGAACATCAGCCGGGAGATCCTGCAGCAGGACCGGCAGATCCAGCTGATCCGGCGGCGGCTGGTGAAGAAGGTGCTCTCCTCGCTCAAGGAGTTGATGGACAACGACGCCGACCGGTACCGCACGTTCTGGACCCAGCTCGGCCGGGCGGTGAAGGAAGGCCTGCTCAACGACTACGAGAACCAGCGGGCGATCCTGGACATCTCGTCGTTCGCCTCGACCCACGATCCGGAGCAGCTGACCACTCTGGCCGGGTACATCGAGCGGATGAAGGACGGTCAGGAGGACATCTACTACATGACCGGCGAGTCCCGCACGATGATCGAGAACTCCCCGCACATGGAGGCGTTCAAGGCCAAGGGGTACGAGGTCCTGCTGCTCACCGACCCGGTCGACGAGATGTGGGTCGAGTCGGTCGCCGACTACGACGGCAAGAAGCTGCGGTCGATCGCCAAGGGCCAGGTCGACCTGGCCGGCGACGACGACACCGCCGAGTCCGACCCGGAGCGGGAACAGCAGAAGGAAACGTACGCCCCGCTGCTGTCCTGGCTGGGCCAGACGCTCGACGAGCAGGTCAAGGAGGTACGGCTCTCCACCCGGCTGACCACCTCGCCGGCCTGCCTGGTCGGCGACGCCGCGGACATGACCCCGGCGCTGGAACGGATGTACCGGGCGATGGGCCAGGACGGGCCGAAGATCAAGCGGATTCTGGAGCTGAACCCGACCCACCCACTGGTCACCGGGCTGCGTGAGGCGTACGGTGCCCGCGCCGACGATCCGGCGCTGGCCGAGACCGCCGAGCTGCTGTACGGCACCGCGCTGCTCGCCGAGGGCGGTGAGCTGGACGACCCGGCCCGGTTCGCCAAGCTGCTCGCCGACCGACTGGCCCGTACCGTCTGA